From one Synechocystis sp. PCC 6803 substr. PCC-P genomic stretch:
- a CDS encoding DUF3318 domain-containing protein: MTSYSSATARAEMSELRRLKSLLPPELQSWVMVEGSTEVNPPLIRSEELGRDEIEIQVDLAKWENLAIDQRNLLFWHEVARIQSDTIPREGWEMAALAIGLGGAVGELWVQDGLLLLLALGLCGISGYRLWQKNNGEKRIKEAIEADEKAITLATRFGYTLPNAYKSLGSAFKTLIEQTPNRRQRKQYETRLQALRQSAAKMKAKTQKAKAL; encoded by the coding sequence ATGACCTCCTATTCCTCTGCAACGGCCCGCGCTGAAATGAGTGAACTGCGGCGCTTGAAAAGTTTACTGCCGCCGGAACTCCAAAGTTGGGTAATGGTGGAAGGCAGTACCGAAGTTAATCCCCCTCTGATCCGTTCGGAAGAATTGGGGCGGGATGAGATTGAAATTCAGGTGGATTTGGCCAAATGGGAAAACCTGGCCATTGACCAGCGGAATTTACTCTTTTGGCACGAAGTGGCCCGCATTCAGAGTGATACCATTCCCCGGGAAGGTTGGGAAATGGCTGCCTTGGCGATCGGTTTGGGGGGTGCAGTGGGGGAACTGTGGGTGCAAGATGGATTGCTCTTACTTTTAGCCCTGGGATTATGTGGCATTTCTGGCTACCGGCTCTGGCAAAAAAATAACGGTGAAAAACGGATCAAAGAGGCGATCGAGGCGGATGAAAAGGCCATTACCCTGGCTACCCGTTTCGGCTATACCTTGCCTAATGCCTACAAAAGTCTTGGCAGTGCTTTCAAAACATTAATCGAACAAACCCCCAACCGTCGTCAACGCAAACAGTATGAAACCCGTCTCCAAGCCCTGCGCCAAAGTGCAGCCAAAATGAAAGCTAAAACCCAAAAGGCCAAGGCTCTCTAA
- a CDS encoding cation-translocating P-type ATPase, translating to MVQLSPTPASTLTYKDANGQNRTASLTLDVGGMKCAGCVAAVERQLDQLTGVTDSCVNLVTAVAVVRYEPEKIQPQAIAEHLSQRGFPSQIRHGHGAIPATIGEKETRENVNWGLTIALVLLLLSGLGHLSHFGGPMIPFFHHPIFHWSLATLAIAIPGREIFLDGWRGLRFGHANMNTLVALGTGSAYLTSCIAWAWPGLGWECFFDEPVMLLGMLLLGRTLESKARQKAKSALTELLALQPSLARLVGRGEDQGETGIEIPVEQVRVGEWVQVLPGEKIPVDGILVAGKTLVDESLLTGESLPVAKNVDDAVIAGAWNQSGAIIIAATHIGAETTLARIIQLVETAQTQKAPMQRLADQVAGWFAYGVLAIALVTLGFWAMVGQSLFPEMVADTGLSPLLLALKLSVSVLVVACPCALGLATPTAILVGTSLGAEQGILIKGGNILEILQRTTVMAFDKTGTLTQGNLQLTDAVPVADITGIELLTLAASVEQGTRHPLAQGLISSAQGLELLPVENIETEAGQGVQGWYQGDRLLVGNQQWLMEQGVMGEPQWQTAVDQLLDQGKTVIFVARNQQLQGFLALRDTLRPEAKATIAQLKQWGIAPLLLTGDHPAIAQAIAMEVGIEEFQAQMTPQAKVAKIKAMQGFNPVSVIAMVGDGINDAPALAQADVGISLSGATAVAMETADVVLMRSHLSDVLKALTLSRSTVAKIKQNLLWALGYNLLAIPLAAGAFLPSFAIVLTPAIAAAMMASSSIVVVLNALALRYQFSRSLGQDPG from the coding sequence ATGGTTCAACTTTCCCCGACCCCTGCATCAACCCTGACTTACAAAGACGCAAATGGGCAAAATCGTACTGCTAGCTTGACCCTCGACGTGGGGGGCATGAAATGTGCCGGTTGTGTGGCGGCGGTGGAAAGACAATTGGATCAACTAACGGGAGTGACGGACAGTTGCGTCAATTTGGTCACAGCGGTGGCGGTGGTGCGTTATGAACCGGAAAAGATTCAACCCCAGGCGATCGCCGAACATTTGAGTCAGCGGGGATTTCCCAGTCAGATTCGTCATGGCCATGGCGCTATCCCTGCGACGATAGGGGAAAAAGAGACAAGGGAAAACGTTAACTGGGGTTTGACCATTGCCCTGGTGTTACTGCTCCTATCGGGGTTGGGGCATCTAAGCCATTTTGGTGGCCCCATGATTCCCTTTTTCCATCACCCCATATTTCATTGGAGCTTGGCAACCCTGGCGATCGCCATACCGGGGCGGGAAATTTTTCTTGATGGTTGGCGAGGTTTGAGATTTGGCCATGCCAACATGAACACTCTGGTGGCTTTGGGGACTGGCAGTGCGTACCTCACCAGTTGCATTGCCTGGGCTTGGCCTGGACTTGGCTGGGAATGCTTTTTTGATGAGCCGGTGATGTTGTTGGGGATGTTACTACTGGGCAGAACCCTGGAGAGTAAAGCAAGGCAAAAAGCCAAATCTGCGTTGACAGAATTATTGGCTTTGCAACCATCCCTAGCTCGGTTAGTGGGGCGGGGAGAGGACCAAGGAGAAACTGGCATTGAAATTCCTGTGGAACAGGTGCGGGTGGGGGAATGGGTACAGGTGCTCCCCGGGGAAAAAATCCCGGTGGATGGCATTCTGGTGGCGGGAAAAACCCTGGTGGACGAGTCCTTGTTAACCGGTGAATCCCTACCAGTGGCGAAAAATGTTGATGATGCCGTCATTGCGGGAGCTTGGAATCAGTCCGGAGCCATTATTATTGCCGCTACCCACATTGGAGCAGAAACCACTTTGGCTCGCATTATCCAACTGGTGGAAACGGCCCAAACCCAAAAAGCTCCCATGCAACGATTGGCTGATCAAGTGGCGGGCTGGTTTGCCTATGGGGTGTTGGCGATCGCCTTGGTAACGTTAGGCTTCTGGGCCATGGTGGGGCAATCCTTATTTCCCGAAATGGTGGCGGATACCGGACTTTCTCCCCTTTTGCTAGCTCTCAAATTGAGTGTTTCCGTCTTGGTGGTGGCTTGTCCCTGTGCTTTAGGTTTAGCCACCCCCACAGCGATTTTGGTGGGCACCAGTTTGGGAGCAGAACAGGGCATTCTGATCAAAGGGGGTAACATTCTCGAAATTCTTCAACGCACCACGGTGATGGCCTTCGACAAAACGGGCACCCTCACCCAGGGTAATTTGCAGTTAACCGATGCGGTGCCAGTGGCTGATATTACTGGGATTGAATTATTAACCCTAGCGGCTTCTGTGGAACAGGGAACTCGCCATCCCCTCGCCCAAGGCTTAATCTCCAGTGCCCAGGGTCTGGAACTATTGCCGGTGGAAAATATCGAAACGGAAGCGGGGCAAGGGGTTCAGGGTTGGTACCAAGGCGATCGCCTGTTGGTGGGAAATCAACAATGGCTCATGGAACAGGGGGTAATGGGGGAACCTCAATGGCAAACAGCGGTGGATCAACTGCTTGACCAGGGGAAAACCGTTATTTTTGTCGCTCGCAATCAGCAATTACAGGGATTTTTAGCCTTGCGGGATACTCTCCGACCGGAAGCCAAGGCCACCATTGCCCAACTGAAACAATGGGGTATTGCTCCCTTGCTGTTAACCGGCGACCATCCCGCCATTGCCCAGGCGATCGCCATGGAAGTAGGTATCGAGGAATTTCAAGCCCAGATGACCCCCCAGGCCAAGGTGGCCAAAATCAAGGCAATGCAAGGGTTTAACCCTGTATCAGTGATAGCGATGGTAGGGGACGGCATTAATGATGCTCCAGCCCTGGCCCAGGCCGATGTAGGCATTTCCCTCTCCGGGGCGACAGCGGTGGCCATGGAAACAGCCGATGTGGTGTTAATGCGCTCCCATCTTTCCGATGTGCTCAAAGCTTTGACCCTAAGTCGTAGCACAGTGGCTAAAATCAAGCAAAATCTCCTCTGGGCTTTGGGCTACAATCTCCTTGCCATTCCCCTGGCCGCTGGGGCATTCTTGCCTAGTTTTGCCATTGTGCTGACTCCGGCGATCGCCGCGGCTATGATGGCCAGTAGTTCCATTGTGGTGGTGTTGAATGCCCTAGCTTTGCGGTATCAATTTTCCCGTTCCCTTGGTCAAGATCCCGGTTAA
- a CDS encoding FHA domain-containing protein — MSDPSAKPLQEHILIILDDAGRREVLLTETFYTIGRSPRADIRIKSQFVSRIHAVLVRKSSDDVQAAYRIIDGDEDGQSSVNGLMINGKKVQEHIIQTGDEIVMGPQVSVRYEYRRRDQFGTMPGNEQFDITLIDPGMIDDEEEIPTSVSSSPPEME, encoded by the coding sequence ATGTCTGATCCCTCGGCAAAACCCCTGCAAGAGCACATTTTGATCATCTTAGATGACGCTGGCCGTCGAGAAGTTTTACTCACTGAAACCTTCTACACCATCGGGCGATCGCCGAGGGCTGATATCCGCATCAAATCCCAATTTGTTTCCCGTATCCATGCGGTGCTGGTGCGTAAATCCTCCGACGATGTACAAGCCGCTTACCGAATTATTGACGGCGATGAAGATGGACAGAGTAGTGTCAATGGACTGATGATTAATGGCAAAAAAGTGCAAGAGCATATCATCCAAACCGGAGACGAAATTGTCATGGGTCCCCAGGTGTCTGTGCGCTACGAGTACCGTCGCCGGGACCAATTTGGTACTATGCCGGGCAACGAACAATTTGATATCACCCTCATTGACCCTGGCATGATTGACGATGAGGAGGAAATTCCTACCTCTGTTTCTTCCTCTCCCCCAGAAATGGAATAA
- a CDS encoding YebC/PmpR family DNA-binding transcriptional regulator — protein sequence MGGRKWQSIKRQKARVDAQKGKTTTQLSRAIIVAARQGIPDPAGNFQLRTAIEKARAAGVPNDSIDRAIAKGAGTYEDGESNYEEMRYEGYGPGGVAVLIEALTDNRNRTAADLRAAFSKKGGNLGETGCVSWMFSQKGVIRLVGELEEEKLLEALLEGEGESYEWLDEEDGGGVEVFSAVNQLENLNQVLQNHGFTIAETELRWLPENTIEIAEPDQAKALMQMIDTLESLDDVQSVTSNFELTEELLALAG from the coding sequence ATGGGCGGCCGTAAATGGCAGAGTATTAAACGACAAAAAGCACGGGTGGATGCCCAGAAAGGTAAAACCACCACCCAACTTTCCCGGGCCATTATTGTGGCCGCTCGCCAGGGCATTCCCGATCCGGCGGGCAACTTCCAACTGCGGACAGCCATCGAAAAAGCCAGGGCCGCAGGGGTTCCCAATGACAGCATCGACCGGGCGATCGCCAAGGGGGCAGGCACCTATGAGGATGGGGAAAGTAATTACGAGGAAATGCGCTACGAAGGCTATGGCCCAGGGGGAGTAGCAGTGTTAATTGAAGCCCTCACCGATAACCGCAACCGCACGGCGGCAGATCTACGGGCGGCATTTAGCAAAAAAGGTGGAAATTTGGGGGAAACCGGTTGTGTCAGTTGGATGTTTAGCCAAAAAGGGGTAATTCGCTTAGTAGGGGAACTGGAGGAAGAAAAGTTACTGGAAGCCTTGCTGGAAGGGGAAGGGGAAAGCTACGAATGGCTGGACGAGGAAGATGGGGGTGGGGTGGAAGTTTTCAGTGCAGTGAATCAACTGGAAAACCTCAACCAAGTGTTACAGAACCACGGCTTCACCATTGCAGAGACGGAACTGCGTTGGTTACCGGAAAATACCATTGAAATTGCCGAGCCAGACCAAGCCAAGGCCCTTATGCAAATGATCGACACATTGGAATCCTTGGACGATGTGCAATCGGTCACCAGCAACTTTGAGTTAACGGAAGAGTTGTTAGCCCTGGCGGGGTAG
- the gshA gene encoding glutamate--cysteine ligase, translating into MQLTKGLEVEIYTGKKTGEIVGLSDRIVRDLSGFVREPDSRNVEYTTPPLNSYDRLLCGILQPRRQLRHYLSQLGEDYTLIPGSCLALGGTDTFYRSDPQNPYHTYIEQTYSTQVVTASIHINIGIPDVEELIRACRLVRMEAPLYLALSASSPFLNGQVTGYHSSRWQMFPKTPQEVPLFTSHGHFVQWTEEQLTLGTMQNVRHLWSAVRPNGDNRPHNLNRLELRICDLVTNPLSLLAIVALLEARLQQMLADPTLDPLQQSQLTPSELLALADQNEISAAVSSLDSTLHHWRDGRAIAAREWIEELYQSVQLEAKYQGFACFLPPLRKILREGNQAQQWLTQYEQGKTPQTIVQEAILQTEMEEAILAQDLCLPLSKARDEILSLV; encoded by the coding sequence GTGCAATTGACTAAAGGGTTAGAAGTCGAAATCTATACCGGCAAGAAAACCGGTGAGATTGTGGGGCTTTCCGATCGCATTGTGCGGGATTTGAGTGGCTTTGTGCGGGAGCCGGACAGCCGCAATGTGGAATACACTACACCTCCGCTAAATAGTTACGATCGCCTGTTGTGTGGAATTCTTCAGCCCCGTCGTCAATTACGCCATTACCTCAGTCAACTAGGGGAAGACTACACATTAATACCGGGCAGTTGCTTGGCCCTGGGGGGGACGGATACCTTTTACCGTTCTGACCCCCAAAATCCTTACCATACCTACATCGAACAAACCTACAGTACCCAGGTGGTCACCGCCAGCATTCACATCAATATAGGTATTCCTGATGTGGAGGAGTTGATCCGGGCCTGTCGTTTAGTGAGGATGGAAGCCCCGTTATATCTTGCCCTCAGTGCATCTTCCCCTTTTCTGAATGGCCAGGTAACAGGCTACCATTCCAGCCGTTGGCAGATGTTCCCCAAAACCCCCCAGGAGGTGCCCCTGTTTACAAGCCATGGCCATTTTGTGCAATGGACAGAGGAGCAATTGACCTTGGGCACTATGCAAAATGTCCGCCATCTTTGGTCAGCGGTGCGTCCCAACGGCGATAATCGACCCCATAACCTGAACCGTTTGGAATTACGGATCTGCGATTTGGTCACTAACCCCCTCTCCCTCCTGGCGATCGTGGCCCTACTGGAAGCCCGGTTACAACAAATGCTGGCCGATCCCACCCTGGACCCCCTCCAACAAAGTCAACTTACCCCCTCGGAATTGCTAGCCCTAGCGGATCAAAATGAAATCTCCGCCGCCGTTAGTAGCCTGGACAGCACCCTGCACCATTGGCGGGATGGTCGGGCGATCGCCGCCAGAGAATGGATTGAGGAGTTATACCAGTCAGTACAGCTGGAAGCTAAATACCAGGGCTTTGCTTGCTTTTTGCCACCATTGCGAAAAATTTTGCGGGAAGGCAACCAGGCCCAACAATGGCTTACCCAATATGAACAGGGGAAAACGCCCCAAACCATTGTCCAGGAAGCGATTCTGCAAACGGAGATGGAGGAAGCCATCCTGGCCCAGGACCTCTGCTTACCCCTGAGCAAAGCCCGGGATGAAATACTAAGTTTGGTGTGA
- the trmL gene encoding tRNA (uridine(34)/cytosine(34)/5-carboxymethylaminomethyluridine(34)-2'-O)-methyltransferase TrmL: MVKLVLVNPQIPPNTGNIARTCAATGTELHLVGPLGFELGDRYLKRAGLDYWPYVDLHYHNSCEEFITHWRGQGGNLLGFSVTGTVNFWDYTYQSTDWLMMGSETDGLPQMMRDLSTQLLCIPMPHSEVRSLNLASSAAIALFEAGRQLRSLG; encoded by the coding sequence ATGGTCAAATTAGTCCTAGTTAATCCCCAAATCCCCCCTAATACTGGTAATATCGCCCGAACTTGTGCCGCCACTGGGACAGAATTGCATCTGGTCGGCCCCCTAGGTTTTGAATTGGGTGATCGTTATCTCAAACGGGCAGGATTAGACTATTGGCCCTATGTTGACCTCCATTACCACAACAGTTGTGAAGAATTTATTACCCATTGGCGTGGTCAAGGGGGTAACCTGCTCGGTTTTAGTGTCACTGGCACGGTTAATTTCTGGGACTACACCTACCAATCCACGGATTGGCTGATGATGGGCAGTGAAACAGATGGTTTACCCCAGATGATGCGGGATTTATCTACCCAGTTACTTTGCATTCCCATGCCCCACTCCGAGGTAAGGAGCTTGAATTTGGCCTCCAGCGCCGCCATTGCTCTGTTTGAGGCCGGACGACAGTTACGCAGTCTTGGCTAG